From the genome of Gracilimonas sp., one region includes:
- a CDS encoding GIY-YIG nuclease family protein — protein MKEGYVYILTNRKRTVLYTGVTSDLVNRVLKHKKGEGSEFTKKYEVKNLVYYESHQNMYEAIRREKQIKKWKREWKLNLIRANNPDMKDLWKEITSGGRFHF, from the coding sequence ATGAAAGAGGGATACGTTTACATACTAACAAACAGAAAGCGAACCGTACTATACACCGGCGTAACAAGTGACTTAGTCAACCGTGTTCTTAAGCACAAAAAAGGAGAAGGATCAGAATTTACTAAGAAGTATGAAGTAAAGAACCTGGTTTATTACGAATCACACCAGAATATGTACGAAGCAATTCGGAGAGAGAAACAGATAAAGAAATGGAAAAGAGAATGGAAGCTTAATTTGATAAGAGCTAATAACCCGGATATGAAAGACCTCTGGAAGGAGATCACTTCTGGGGGAAGGTTCCACTTCTAA
- a CDS encoding integron integrase produces MGKSKLLQSVREEIRRRNYSYRTEQAYTNWIIRYIRFHGTVHPKKLGDRQIEQFLNDLANEQNVAAGTQNQALSALLFLYKHVLGRESLKLDNLKRAKKPRKLPVVLSHKEAMMILEQLRGRTLMICELLYGSGIRISECLRLRVQDVDFENEQLWVRSGKGDKDRVSLLPQKSIPKLRWQIQKVEVIHKKDLVDGFGKALLPKALARKYPDEQSRLGWQYLFPASRISKDPRTGAEHRYHISSRQVQRKLKKAVTKTGIRKKVTCHTFRHSFATHLLQNGYDIRTVQELLGHKNLKTTMIYTHVINKGGNYIKSPVDAL; encoded by the coding sequence ATGGGCAAATCGAAGTTATTACAAAGTGTTAGAGAAGAAATACGAAGAAGGAATTATAGCTACCGGACCGAGCAGGCTTATACCAACTGGATTATAAGGTATATACGGTTTCATGGAACGGTTCACCCCAAAAAGTTAGGGGACAGGCAAATTGAACAATTTCTCAATGATCTGGCTAATGAACAAAATGTGGCTGCTGGCACCCAAAATCAGGCGCTCTCTGCCTTGCTGTTTCTCTATAAGCATGTTCTGGGAAGAGAAAGCCTAAAGCTCGATAATTTAAAAAGAGCAAAGAAACCCCGTAAACTGCCGGTGGTTCTGTCTCACAAAGAAGCGATGATGATTCTGGAACAACTACGCGGGCGAACCCTGATGATCTGTGAGTTGCTTTATGGCAGCGGGATAAGAATTTCAGAATGCCTTCGGCTGCGAGTGCAGGATGTTGACTTTGAAAATGAACAATTGTGGGTTCGTTCAGGAAAAGGAGACAAAGACCGGGTGAGCTTATTGCCCCAGAAAAGTATTCCCAAGCTTCGGTGGCAAATACAAAAAGTGGAGGTGATCCACAAAAAAGACCTGGTAGATGGATTTGGAAAAGCTCTTCTGCCAAAAGCACTCGCTCGCAAATATCCTGATGAGCAATCGAGATTGGGGTGGCAATACCTGTTTCCGGCTTCAAGAATTTCAAAAGATCCACGAACTGGGGCAGAACACCGCTATCATATTTCAAGCCGTCAGGTCCAGCGAAAACTAAAGAAAGCAGTAACAAAAACAGGTATACGGAAAAAAGTAACCTGTCATACCTTCCGGCACTCTTTTGCCACGCATCTGCTCCAAAATGGCTACGACATCCGCACCGTACAGGAGCTCCTCGGCCATAAAAACCTGAAGACAACTATGATTTACACACACGTGATTAACAAAGGCGGCAACTACATCAAAAGCCCCGTGGATGCGTTGTAA